One stretch of Sander vitreus isolate 19-12246 chromosome 16, sanVit1, whole genome shotgun sequence DNA includes these proteins:
- the LOC144531563 gene encoding putative G-protein coupled receptor 21, producing the protein MMNSSLDPLNQSSADPSNLSAPFCLLEIGYSQIFTTCLLEVSIILLLTVLIISGNLVVIFVFHCAPLLSQHTTSAFIQTMAYADLLVGVSCLFPSLSLLHHLKGLDPKLTCQVFGYMVSVLKSVSMVSLACVSVDRYIAITRPLTYASLVTPCRIRCCIVLIWLYSALVFLPSFLGWGKPGYHGDVVEWCAVEWRTRPAFTTFIVALLYAPAALTVCYTYANIFKICRQHTREISERRARYKPQQLQGLGLTVGSAFKDNSAVEQGQLPHLSQPQTSQPQYHQPTSTYPDKRYAMVLFRITSVFYILWLPYILYFLLESGGIYHHPAASFLTTWLAISNSFCNCLIYSLSNSAFRKGLKRLCSFCLQRSGSGSGFRVRNTKKAFVGSVEKRCGVPAYGYGHGEIGIGTCHV; encoded by the coding sequence ATGATGAATTCCTCCCTGGATCCACTGAACCAAAGCTCTGCTGACCCGTCAAACTTATCTGCTCCCTTCTGCTTGCTTGAGATAGGCTATTCCCAGATTTTCACCACCTGCTTGCTTGAAGTCTCTATCATACTTCTCCTCACTGTTCTCATCATTTCTGGAAACCTGGTGGTAATTTTTGTGTTTCACTGTGCCCCCTTGCTTAGCCAGCACACCACCAGTGCTTTCATCCAGACTATGGCATACGCTGATCTGCTTGTGGGGGTCAGCTGCCTGttcccctctctgtccctcctccaTCACCTCAAGGGCCTCGACCCCAAACTCACCTGCCAGGTGTTCGGCTACATGGTGTCTGTTTTGAAATCAGTTTCAATGGTGTCATTAGCGTGTGTGAGTGTAGACCGCTACATTGCCATCACACGACCTCTGACTTATGCATCCCTGGTGACACCTTGTCGAATTCGATGCTGCATCGTTCTAATATGGTTGTACTCTGCTCTAGTGTTTCTCCCATCTTTTCTGGGGTGGGGGAAACCTGGTTACCACGGGGATGTGGTGGAGTGGTGCGCAGTTGAGTGGAGGACTCGTCCGGCCTTCACAACCTTTATTGTTGCACTGCTCTACGCCCCAGCTGCTCTCACTGTTTGCTATACCTACGCCAACATCTTCAAGATCTGCCGGCAGCACACCCGGGAGATCAGTGAGCGTCGCGCACGATACAAACCCCAACAGCTGCAGGGCCTAGGATTGACAGTGGGATCTGCGTTCAAGGACAACAGTGCAGTAGAGCAAGGGCAGTTGCCCCACTTGTCTCAACCACAAACATCGCAACCACAGTATCATCAGCCCACATCAACATACCCAGACAAGCGATACGCTATGGTACTGTTCCGCATTACCAGCGTGTTTTATATCCTCTGGTTGCCCTACATCCTCTACTTTCTGTTGGAGAGTGGAGGGATCTATCACCACCCTGCAGCCTCATTCCTAACCACATGGCTTGCCATCAGCAACAGCTTCTGTAACTGTCTCATCTACAGCCTCTCCAACTCTGCCTTCAGGAAGGGCCTCAAACGTCTCTGTTCCTTCTGTTTACAGCGCAGTGGAAGTGGCAGTGGCTTCAGGGTTAGGAACACTAAAAAGGCTTTTGTTGGTTCTGTTGAAAAAAGATGTGGAGTGCCGGCGTATGGATACGGACATGGGGAAATAGGAATTGGCACATGTCATGTGTAG